Proteins encoded together in one Cellulomonas gilvus ATCC 13127 window:
- a CDS encoding type 1 glutamine amidotransferase, producing the protein MTVRLTVVQSSPDVPLDRFAGWWSDAHVTVLRADLGDAVPSLEQVGDGLVVLGGHMSAYDDEAAPWLPALRTLMADAARTGVPTLGVCLGAQLLAVATGGRVQVAAPPGPEAGVVDIWWRPEAASDALVGPLVAGLPGPADRKVTAQPTLHSDAVVDLPRGAVWLASSNQYPYQAFRVGSAWGVQFHPEASTTTLRDWAQWDGTVDTAAILADYTAREAEVTATGAVLAESFLAHVRQVARERVTA; encoded by the coding sequence GTGACCGTTCGACTCACCGTGGTGCAGAGCTCGCCCGACGTCCCCCTGGACCGCTTCGCCGGCTGGTGGAGCGACGCGCACGTGACCGTGCTGCGCGCCGATCTCGGCGACGCCGTGCCCTCGCTCGAGCAGGTGGGCGACGGGCTCGTGGTCCTCGGCGGCCACATGAGCGCCTACGACGACGAGGCCGCGCCGTGGCTGCCCGCGCTGCGCACCCTGATGGCGGACGCCGCGCGTACGGGTGTGCCGACGCTCGGCGTGTGCCTGGGTGCGCAGCTGCTGGCCGTGGCGACCGGCGGGCGCGTGCAGGTGGCGGCGCCTCCCGGGCCCGAGGCCGGCGTGGTGGACATCTGGTGGCGTCCGGAGGCCGCGTCCGACGCGCTCGTCGGGCCGCTCGTGGCCGGCCTGCCCGGCCCTGCCGACCGCAAGGTCACGGCGCAGCCCACGCTGCACTCCGACGCGGTGGTGGACCTGCCCCGCGGCGCGGTGTGGCTCGCGTCCTCCAACCAGTACCCGTACCAGGCGTTCCGCGTCGGTTCGGCGTGGGGCGTGCAGTTCCACCCCGAGGCCTCGACGACGACGCTGCGGGACTGGGCGCAGTGGGACGGCACCGTGGACACCGCCGCGATCCTGGCGGACTACACGGCGCGCGAGGCCGAGGTGACCGCCACGGGTGCGGTGCTCGCCGAGTCGTTCCTGGCGCACGTGCGCCAGGTGGCCCGCGAGCGCGTCACCGCCTGA
- a CDS encoding DNA repair helicase XPB — translation MTGPLIVQSDKTLLLEVDHDQADACRRAIAPFAELERAPEHVHTYRLTPLGLWNARAAGHDAEQVVDVLLEYSRYPVPHALLVDVAETMARYGRLQLVQDPVHGLVLHALDAAVLAEVMRSKRTAGLLGARIDAHDVVVHPSERGHLKQVLLKLGWPAEDLAGYVDGEAHPITLDQDGWTMRPYQQQAVDGFFHGGSGVVVLPCGAGKTIVGAGAMAKSSTTTLILVTNTVSARQWRDELVRRTSLTEDEIGEYSGARKEIRPVTIATYQVLTTKRQGVYTHLELLDARDWGLVVYDEVHLLPAPIFRMTADLQARRRLGLTATLVREDGREDEVFSLIGPKRFDAPWKDIEAQGYIAPAECIEVRLTLPDADRMAYATAEPEEKYRLAATASGKNRVVEQLVAQHEGEPTLVIGQYLDQLHELAEHIGADLITGETTVRERQRLFDAFRSGEISKLVVSKVANFSIDLPEASVAIQVSGSFGSRQEEAQRLGRIMRPKASGRTAHFYTVVARDTVDQEFAAHRQRFLAEQGYAYSILDSDDLSAA, via the coding sequence GTGACCGGACCGCTCATCGTCCAGAGCGACAAGACGCTGCTGCTCGAGGTCGACCACGACCAGGCCGACGCGTGCCGGCGCGCGATCGCGCCGTTCGCCGAGCTCGAGCGCGCCCCCGAGCACGTCCACACCTACCGGCTCACGCCGCTGGGCCTGTGGAACGCGCGCGCGGCGGGTCACGACGCCGAGCAGGTGGTCGACGTGCTGCTCGAGTACTCGCGCTACCCCGTGCCGCACGCGCTGCTCGTCGACGTCGCGGAGACCATGGCGCGCTACGGCCGGCTGCAGCTGGTCCAGGACCCGGTGCACGGACTGGTGCTGCACGCGCTCGACGCGGCCGTGCTGGCCGAGGTCATGCGCTCCAAGCGCACCGCGGGCCTGCTCGGCGCGCGGATCGACGCGCACGACGTCGTCGTGCACCCCTCGGAGCGCGGTCACCTCAAGCAGGTCCTGCTCAAGCTCGGCTGGCCCGCGGAGGACCTCGCCGGCTACGTGGACGGCGAGGCGCACCCGATCACGCTGGACCAGGACGGCTGGACCATGCGGCCGTACCAGCAGCAGGCGGTCGACGGGTTCTTCCACGGCGGGTCCGGCGTGGTGGTCCTGCCGTGCGGCGCGGGCAAGACGATCGTCGGGGCTGGGGCCATGGCCAAGTCGTCCACGACGACGCTGATCCTGGTGACGAACACGGTCTCGGCGCGGCAGTGGCGCGACGAGCTGGTGCGGCGCACGTCGCTGACCGAGGACGAGATCGGCGAGTACTCGGGTGCGCGCAAGGAGATCCGCCCGGTCACGATCGCCACGTACCAGGTGCTCACCACCAAGCGGCAGGGCGTCTACACGCACCTCGAGCTGCTGGACGCGCGCGACTGGGGCCTGGTGGTCTACGACGAGGTGCACCTGCTGCCCGCACCCATCTTCCGGATGACCGCGGACCTGCAGGCGCGCCGCCGCCTGGGGCTGACCGCCACGCTGGTGCGCGAGGACGGCCGCGAGGACGAGGTGTTCTCCCTGATCGGGCCCAAGCGGTTCGACGCACCGTGGAAGGACATCGAGGCGCAGGGCTACATCGCGCCCGCGGAGTGCATCGAGGTGCGCCTGACGCTGCCGGACGCCGACCGCATGGCGTACGCGACCGCCGAGCCCGAGGAGAAGTACCGGCTCGCGGCCACCGCGAGCGGCAAGAACCGCGTGGTCGAGCAGCTGGTCGCGCAGCACGAGGGTGAGCCGACGCTCGTCATCGGCCAGTACCTGGACCAGCTGCACGAGCTCGCCGAGCACATCGGCGCGGACCTCATCACGGGCGAGACCACGGTGCGGGAGCGTCAGCGGCTGTTCGACGCGTTCCGCAGCGGCGAGATCTCCAAGCTCGTCGTCTCGAAGGTCGCGAACTTCTCGATCGACCTGCCCGAGGCGTCCGTAGCCATCCAGGTCTCGGGTTCGTTCGGGTCACGGCAGGAGGAGGCGCAGCGCCTCGGGCGCATCATGCGGCCCAAGGCCTCGGGCCGCACCGCGCACTTCTACACCGTGGTCGCGCGGGACACCGTGGACCAGGAGTTCGCGGCGCACCGCCAGCGGTTCCTGGCCGAGCAGGGCTACGCGTACTCGATCCTCGACTCCGACGACCTCTCGGCGGCCTGA
- a CDS encoding APC family permease, producing MPALPTPQPGPGAAGPALRRALGVRDAVVVGLGAMLGAGVFAAFAPAARAAGTGLLIGLALAAAVAYANATSTAQLAAELPTSGGAYAFGRARLGPWWGYVAGWGFVVGKTSSCAAMALTFAAYVAPAGWERPVAAAAVVLLVVVADRGVTRTALVAAGLLLVVLVVLGVVVAAGATGGTWPPPGSSAGTTSVRGVLESAGLLFFAFAGYARIATLGEEVREPARTIPRAIPLALAIAVALYALVGVTVLAVLGPDGAATSSAPLSDAVDTVGWAWAVPVVGVGAAAASLGALLALVAGIGRTALAMAREGDLPRGLAAVDARHRVPARAQRVLGVVVVALVLTVDLRGAIGFSSFGVLTYYLIANLAAWRQPREHRRWPRALQAGGAAGCVLLALTLPTAAVVGGVAVLAVGVLVRLVRLRVAA from the coding sequence ATGCCTGCCCTCCCGACGCCGCAACCAGGCCCGGGGGCTGCCGGCCCCGCGCTGCGCCGCGCGCTGGGCGTGCGGGACGCGGTCGTCGTCGGGCTGGGCGCGATGCTCGGTGCGGGCGTGTTCGCGGCGTTCGCCCCGGCCGCGCGGGCCGCGGGCACAGGGCTGCTGATCGGCCTCGCGCTCGCGGCAGCGGTCGCGTACGCCAACGCGACGTCGACCGCACAGCTCGCCGCCGAGCTGCCCACGTCGGGCGGCGCGTACGCGTTCGGCCGCGCGCGGTTGGGCCCCTGGTGGGGGTACGTGGCCGGGTGGGGGTTCGTCGTCGGGAAGACCTCGAGCTGTGCCGCGATGGCGCTCACGTTCGCGGCGTACGTGGCCCCGGCCGGGTGGGAGCGGCCCGTCGCGGCGGCCGCGGTGGTGCTGCTCGTCGTCGTCGCGGACCGCGGGGTCACGCGGACCGCGCTCGTCGCGGCCGGGCTGCTGCTGGTCGTGCTCGTGGTCCTCGGCGTGGTGGTCGCCGCGGGCGCGACCGGTGGCACGTGGCCACCGCCGGGGTCGTCGGCCGGCACGACGAGCGTGCGCGGCGTGCTCGAGTCCGCGGGTCTGTTGTTCTTCGCGTTCGCGGGCTACGCGCGCATCGCGACGCTCGGCGAGGAGGTCCGGGAGCCGGCCCGCACCATCCCGCGCGCGATCCCCCTGGCGCTCGCGATCGCCGTCGCGCTCTACGCGCTCGTCGGCGTCACGGTGCTCGCGGTGCTCGGCCCGGACGGCGCCGCCACCTCGAGCGCCCCGCTGTCCGACGCGGTCGACACGGTGGGTTGGGCCTGGGCAGTGCCGGTGGTGGGCGTGGGGGCCGCGGCGGCGTCGCTCGGCGCGCTGCTCGCGCTGGTCGCGGGCATCGGGCGGACCGCGCTGGCCATGGCCCGCGAGGGCGACCTGCCGCGCGGTCTCGCGGCGGTCGACGCGCGGCACCGCGTGCCCGCGCGCGCCCAGCGTGTGCTCGGCGTCGTGGTCGTGGCGCTCGTGCTGACGGTCGACCTGCGGGGCGCGATCGGCTTCTCGTCGTTCGGCGTGCTCACGTACTACCTGATCGCGAACCTCGCGGCGTGGCGCCAGCCGCGCGAGCACCGTCGCTGGCCCCGCGCGCTGCAGGCCGGTGGCGCGGCGGGGTGCGTGCTGCTCGCGCTCACGCTGCCGACCGCGGCCGTGGTGGGCGGCGTCGCGGTGCTCGCCGTCGGCGTGCTGGTGCGCCTGGTCCGGCTGCGCGTCGCGGCCTGA